A genomic stretch from Meiothermus sp. CFH 77666 includes:
- a CDS encoding gamma-glutamyl-gamma-aminobutyrate hydrolase family protein: MLIGVTPQSRSTEGLFRTKIWGLLEPYIRALESQGASIVILPPQASDRLPALLHKLDGVLLPGGVDVDPAHFGEEPIPEMGEVSLERDALELFVARYTAQHGIPTLGVCRGVQVMNVALGGSLYQDLPAQGFRTVQHYQKAEPPVLGHSVEQTGQSPLNKLFAPRFRVNSYHHQALKDLAPGLCPVATAPDGIVEAVVLEGHPFYLGVQWHPELLPEQWGIFRALVEAAAKQPVG, encoded by the coding sequence ATGCTCATCGGTGTGACCCCTCAGTCGCGCAGCACAGAAGGTCTTTTTCGTACCAAAATCTGGGGCTTGCTCGAGCCCTACATACGGGCGCTGGAAAGCCAGGGTGCGAGCATTGTAATCCTTCCCCCTCAGGCTAGCGATAGACTGCCTGCCCTGCTGCACAAACTCGATGGGGTCTTGCTGCCGGGGGGCGTGGATGTAGACCCGGCTCACTTTGGCGAGGAGCCCATTCCGGAGATGGGCGAGGTGAGCTTAGAGCGCGATGCCCTAGAGCTGTTTGTGGCTCGCTACACCGCCCAGCACGGCATCCCCACCCTGGGGGTTTGCCGGGGGGTACAGGTGATGAACGTGGCCCTGGGGGGTAGCCTCTACCAGGATCTGCCCGCCCAGGGCTTCCGTACCGTGCAGCACTACCAGAAAGCCGAGCCGCCGGTGCTGGGCCACAGCGTCGAACAGACCGGCCAGAGCCCCCTGAACAAGCTCTTTGCGCCTCGTTTTCGGGTGAACTCCTACCACCACCAGGCCCTCAAAGACCTGGCTCCAGGGCTCTGCCCAGTCGCCACCGCGCCCGACGGCATCGTAGAGGCGGTGGTGCTGGAGGGCCACCCCTTCTACCTGGGGGTACAGTGGCACCCTGAGCTGCTGCCGGAGCAGTGGGGAATTTTCCGCGCACTGGTGGAGGCTGCCGCCAAACAACCGGTCGGCTAA
- a CDS encoding ABC transporter ATP-binding protein: protein MHEEEAFKKSFDAKLARRILVYVRPYWKQVGLALLALVVGTLTAASTPLFLKYAIDHAIVPREVLPLAQRYETLLLICSLFLAVRVVDFIANYAQTYLISWVGQHILYDLRSEIFAKLQRLHLGYYDRNPVGRLMTRITSDVDAINQFITGGLVGLIADFALIMGLMTFMLVLDWRLALVAFAIMPIFLAVTTWIRNGMRDAYRAMRLRLARVNASLQENLAGVQTTQLFVREPQNQAQFNLLSSDLRRAWVDIIKWFALFFPLVGFMGEITVALVLWYGGGQVVQQAITLGLLVAFTDYVRQLFQPLQDLSDKFNIFQAAMASAERIFGLLDTEEEVDDKPDARRVERFRGQIEFENVWFAYGKRGEAKPDGAMSSPIKAEGAGDSRLGPSALSPEPKDDWDWVLRGVSFRVRPGEKIALVGATGAGKTSVISLIARFYDVQQGAVRIDGVDVRDYAQRDLRRAIGIVLQDPFLFSGSIESNLRLGDDGITAERIREVCAFVGADEFIERLPQGYQTVLHERGGGLSTGQKQLLALARAILHNPDILLILDEATANVDSETEQKIQAALYRVMEGRTSIVIAHRLSTIRHVDRILVFRKGKLLEEGSHDELLQKGGYYAKLYELQYVHGSGD from the coding sequence ATGCACGAAGAAGAAGCCTTTAAGAAGAGTTTTGACGCCAAACTGGCCCGGCGCATTTTGGTGTATGTGCGGCCCTACTGGAAACAAGTGGGGCTGGCCTTGCTGGCCCTGGTGGTGGGTACCCTCACGGCGGCCTCGACCCCGCTTTTCCTTAAGTACGCCATTGACCACGCTATCGTGCCGCGCGAGGTGCTACCCCTGGCCCAGCGCTACGAAACCTTGCTCCTCATCTGCTCGCTGTTTCTGGCGGTGCGGGTGGTGGACTTCATTGCCAACTACGCCCAGACCTACCTGATAAGCTGGGTGGGGCAGCACATCCTCTACGACCTGCGCTCGGAAATCTTCGCCAAGCTCCAGCGCCTGCACCTCGGCTACTACGACCGTAACCCGGTGGGCCGCCTGATGACCCGCATCACCTCCGATGTGGACGCCATCAACCAGTTCATCACCGGCGGGTTGGTGGGGCTTATTGCCGACTTCGCCCTGATTATGGGCCTGATGACCTTCATGCTGGTGCTGGACTGGCGGCTGGCGCTGGTGGCTTTTGCCATCATGCCCATATTCCTGGCTGTGACCACCTGGATTCGCAACGGCATGCGCGATGCATACCGAGCCATGCGGCTGCGGCTGGCCAGGGTCAATGCTTCGCTCCAGGAAAACCTGGCCGGGGTACAGACCACCCAGCTTTTTGTGCGGGAACCCCAAAACCAGGCCCAGTTTAACCTGCTCTCGAGCGACCTCCGCAGGGCCTGGGTGGATATCATCAAGTGGTTTGCCCTGTTTTTTCCGCTGGTGGGCTTTATGGGGGAAATCACCGTGGCCCTGGTGCTGTGGTACGGGGGCGGCCAGGTGGTGCAACAGGCCATTACCCTTGGCTTGTTGGTAGCATTTACCGATTACGTGCGCCAGCTCTTTCAGCCCCTGCAAGACCTCTCCGACAAGTTCAACATCTTCCAAGCAGCCATGGCCTCGGCAGAGCGTATTTTTGGACTCCTGGATACCGAGGAAGAAGTAGACGACAAGCCCGACGCTAGGCGAGTTGAACGTTTCCGGGGTCAGATTGAATTCGAGAACGTATGGTTTGCCTACGGCAAGCGCGGGGAGGCTAAACCCGATGGAGCCATGAGCAGCCCAATAAAAGCAGAGGGTGCAGGGGATAGCAGGCTGGGGCCCTCAGCCCTGAGCCCTGAGCCCAAAGACGACTGGGACTGGGTGCTGCGGGGGGTGAGCTTCCGGGTGCGGCCCGGCGAGAAGATTGCCCTGGTAGGCGCTACCGGCGCGGGCAAGACCAGCGTGATTAGCCTGATTGCCCGCTTCTACGACGTGCAGCAAGGGGCTGTTCGGATTGACGGGGTGGATGTGCGCGACTATGCCCAGCGCGACCTGCGCCGGGCCATCGGCATCGTGCTGCAAGACCCTTTCTTGTTTAGCGGCAGCATTGAGTCGAACCTGCGGCTAGGGGACGATGGCATCACCGCAGAGCGCATCCGCGAGGTCTGTGCTTTTGTGGGCGCCGATGAGTTCATCGAGCGACTGCCCCAGGGCTACCAGACCGTGCTGCATGAGCGGGGGGGCGGCCTTTCCACCGGACAAAAGCAACTGCTGGCGCTGGCTCGAGCCATCCTGCACAACCCCGACATCCTGCTGATTCTGGACGAGGCCACCGCCAACGTAGACTCCGAGACCGAACAAAAGATTCAGGCCGCGCTCTACCGGGTGATGGAGGGGCGCACCTCCATTGTGATTGCCCATCGCCTCTCGACCATCCGCCATGTAGACCGGATTCTGGTCTTCCGCAAGGGCAAGCTGCTCGAGGAGGGCAGCCACGACGAGCTTTTGCAAAAGGGCGGCTACTACGCCAAGCTGTACGAACTTCAGTACGTGCACGGAAGCGGCGACTGA
- a CDS encoding ABC transporter ATP-binding protein encodes MPYLRRYGPQYLWGMLAGIASVGVAALSPYFLRQAIDAIRAGEAYLVWVWAIVGAAVASAIFSWANRQLLVVASRYIEHDLRMDLFQKALSLDSYFYSKNRIGDLMNKFTTDLGAVREMLGGGINMGSRLLMFVVFAVVSMYLVSVPLALALSVVFPVIFAVMYYVLRLIDQRYRESQESFDRISTRAQENFSGIRVVKGFALEKRELRAFQALNKDYIAKSLALTRVDGPVRALMGLLMGFAALIVLWMGGGMVIRGEMTAGQFVQFNAYLMMLGWPIVGLGWTLTIFQRGSTSYKRLEEFWHEPARIANPPNALLAQGEKGVAENFVLRGEVKFEEVSLELGGRKVLEGITLTIPEGTTLGITGRTGSGKTLLVSLIPRLLDPTEGRVRVGGYDVKDLPLATLRRAIGMVPQEPFLFSDTLAENICFGLPEVDLERAEWAARLAGVHDDIMSFPKGYQTSLGERGVTLSGGQRQRTALARALALRPPILILDDAMSAVDTETESRILSGLKSVLGQQTTFLIGHRTSTLQYADWIVVLEHGKIAEEGTHDMLLATGGIYAELDRIQRLQAEVD; translated from the coding sequence ATGCCCTACCTGCGGCGCTACGGCCCACAGTACCTCTGGGGCATGCTGGCCGGAATAGCCTCGGTGGGGGTGGCAGCCCTGTCGCCTTATTTCCTGCGCCAGGCCATTGATGCCATCCGGGCCGGGGAGGCGTACCTGGTCTGGGTCTGGGCTATTGTGGGGGCCGCCGTGGCCTCGGCCATTTTCTCCTGGGCCAACCGGCAGCTTTTGGTGGTGGCCAGTCGCTATATCGAACATGACCTGCGCATGGATCTGTTCCAGAAAGCCCTTTCGCTGGATAGCTACTTTTACAGCAAAAATCGCATTGGCGACCTGATGAACAAGTTCACCACCGACCTGGGCGCGGTGCGCGAAATGCTGGGTGGGGGCATCAACATGGGCAGCCGCCTGTTGATGTTTGTGGTGTTTGCGGTGGTGTCCATGTACCTGGTGAGTGTGCCGCTGGCGCTGGCTTTGTCGGTGGTCTTCCCGGTGATTTTTGCCGTTATGTACTACGTTTTGCGCCTGATTGACCAGCGCTACCGTGAAAGCCAGGAATCCTTCGACAGGATTTCCACCCGCGCCCAGGAGAACTTTTCCGGCATTCGGGTCGTCAAGGGATTTGCCCTGGAAAAGCGCGAGTTGAGGGCCTTTCAAGCGCTCAACAAGGACTACATCGCCAAAAGCCTGGCCCTCACCCGCGTGGACGGCCCGGTACGGGCCCTGATGGGGCTCCTGATGGGCTTTGCCGCCCTGATTGTGCTGTGGATGGGCGGTGGGATGGTCATCCGGGGTGAGATGACCGCCGGACAGTTTGTGCAGTTCAACGCCTACCTGATGATGCTGGGCTGGCCGATTGTAGGGCTCGGCTGGACCCTGACCATCTTCCAGCGGGGCTCGACGAGCTACAAGCGTCTGGAGGAGTTCTGGCACGAGCCGGCCCGTATTGCCAACCCGCCGAATGCCCTTCTCGCGCAAGGGGAGAAGGGGGTGGCTGAGAATTTTGTCTTACGGGGGGAGGTCAAGTTCGAGGAGGTGAGCCTCGAGCTTGGGGGGCGCAAGGTGCTGGAGGGCATCACCCTGACCATTCCCGAGGGCACCACCCTTGGCATCACCGGGCGCACCGGCAGCGGCAAGACCCTTTTGGTGAGCCTGATTCCCCGCCTCCTGGATCCCACTGAGGGCCGGGTACGGGTCGGGGGCTACGACGTGAAGGATTTGCCCCTGGCCACCCTGCGGCGGGCCATCGGGATGGTGCCGCAGGAACCCTTCCTGTTCTCCGATACCCTGGCCGAGAACATCTGCTTTGGGCTTCCTGAGGTGGATCTCGAGCGGGCCGAGTGGGCCGCTAGGCTGGCCGGGGTTCACGACGACATCATGAGTTTCCCCAAGGGCTACCAGACCTCGCTGGGTGAACGCGGCGTAACCCTTTCGGGCGGGCAGCGCCAGCGCACCGCCCTGGCCCGCGCCCTTGCGCTCAGGCCGCCCATCCTGATTCTGGACGATGCCATGAGCGCCGTAGACACCGAAACCGAGTCGCGGATTCTCTCCGGCCTCAAGAGCGTACTGGGCCAGCAGACCACCTTCCTGATTGGTCACCGCACCTCGACCCTGCAGTACGCCGACTGGATTGTGGTCTTGGAACACGGCAAAATCGCCGAAGAGGGCACCCACGATATGCTCCTGGCCACAGGGGGCATTTATGCCGAACTGGACCGTATTCAACGCTTGCAAGCGGAGGTAGATTAG
- a CDS encoding M20/M25/M40 family metallo-hydrolase, producing MSNLATETTLDPVLLLGEIAEIGGDTARGAWVARQLRAQGLEPQTDELGNVWAGQGSSLLVAHIDTVLSPTPLRKEQNRWYGPAVGDNSSGVAVLMALASELVALGCTVAFNVGEEGLGNLRGARQLVKHLRPRQMIAVDGYLPGIVSRSAGSYRMRACFMGPGGHAWGDREAPSPVPALGQTLAQMYALERTSDTSLNVGRLWGGKAINAIPQEVGFELDLRALEAPVLAQKAAQVQEILMEAARRFNVRLEFEVLGERPAGSTATPAMLEAARRALGEVGLEAQFTAGSTDASAGVEAGIPAITLSVYRGGGAHTPEEWVEPESLYLGLQALRSFMRQLLQT from the coding sequence ATGAGCAACCTTGCCACCGAGACCACCCTCGACCCCGTGCTACTGCTGGGCGAAATTGCCGAGATTGGCGGCGATACCGCCCGTGGAGCCTGGGTTGCCCGCCAGCTACGTGCCCAGGGGCTAGAGCCGCAGACCGACGAGCTGGGCAATGTGTGGGCCGGTCAGGGCTCCAGCCTGCTGGTCGCCCATATTGACACCGTACTGAGCCCCACGCCCTTACGCAAGGAACAAAACCGCTGGTATGGCCCGGCGGTAGGCGACAACTCCTCGGGGGTGGCGGTCTTGATGGCCCTGGCCAGCGAGCTGGTGGCCCTGGGCTGCACCGTAGCTTTCAACGTGGGCGAGGAAGGGCTGGGCAACCTGCGCGGAGCCCGCCAACTGGTCAAGCACCTGCGGCCCCGGCAGATGATTGCGGTGGATGGTTATCTGCCCGGCATTGTGAGCCGTTCGGCGGGTTCCTACCGGATGCGGGCTTGTTTCATGGGCCCCGGCGGTCATGCCTGGGGCGACCGCGAGGCCCCCTCGCCGGTGCCGGCGCTGGGGCAGACCCTGGCCCAGATGTACGCCCTCGAGCGCACCAGCGATACCAGCCTGAATGTGGGCAGGCTGTGGGGCGGCAAGGCCATCAACGCCATCCCCCAGGAGGTGGGCTTCGAGCTCGATCTGCGGGCCCTGGAAGCCCCGGTTCTGGCCCAGAAAGCCGCCCAGGTACAAGAAATTTTGATGGAGGCCGCCCGACGTTTCAACGTGCGGCTGGAGTTTGAGGTGCTGGGCGAGCGCCCTGCGGGCAGCACGGCCACCCCGGCCATGCTGGAGGCGGCCCGCAGAGCGCTGGGGGAGGTGGGCCTCGAGGCCCAGTTCACCGCGGGCTCCACCGATGCCTCGGCGGGCGTGGAGGCGGGCATCCCGGCCATCACCCTGAGTGTGTACCGTGGGGGCGGTGCGCATACCCCGGAAGAATGGGTCGAGCCTGAATCGCTGTATCTGGGCCTCCAGGCCCTCCGCAGCTTTATGCGGCAGCTCCTGCAAACATAA
- a CDS encoding response regulator transcription factor, with protein MIRILLADDHALFRQGLKSLLEAEPDFKVMGEAKDGREALRHALEAHPDIILMDIQMPGLDGVQATQEILKEWPQAKVIMLTMYRQDGYVFEAVKAGARGYMLKDADAKELLEAIRRVYQGEVLLDAEMAEQIIQDFKAKQESTPKEHAELSEREVQILRLVAQGYTNLEIASELSLSEKTVRNRLSDIFQKLHLNNRTQAALYALREGLAEKSDEQ; from the coding sequence ATGATTCGCATCCTGCTTGCCGACGACCACGCACTGTTTCGCCAGGGCCTCAAAAGCCTTCTGGAGGCCGAGCCCGACTTCAAGGTGATGGGCGAAGCCAAAGATGGGCGCGAGGCCCTGCGCCACGCCCTCGAGGCCCACCCCGACATCATCCTGATGGACATCCAGATGCCCGGCCTCGACGGCGTACAGGCCACCCAGGAAATCCTCAAGGAATGGCCCCAGGCCAAAGTGATTATGCTGACGATGTATCGCCAGGACGGCTACGTCTTCGAGGCGGTGAAAGCCGGGGCGCGGGGCTACATGCTCAAGGACGCCGACGCCAAGGAACTGCTGGAGGCCATCCGGCGGGTCTACCAGGGCGAGGTCTTGCTGGATGCCGAGATGGCCGAGCAGATTATCCAGGACTTCAAGGCCAAGCAAGAGTCCACCCCCAAAGAGCACGCCGAGCTATCGGAGCGGGAAGTGCAAATTTTGCGCCTGGTTGCCCAGGGCTACACCAACCTCGAGATTGCCTCCGAACTCTCGCTCTCCGAAAAAACCGTGCGCAACCGCCTCTCCGACATCTTCCAGAAGCTACACCTGAACAACCGCACCCAGGCCGCCCTCTACGCCCTGCGCGAGGGCCTGGCGGAAAAGAGCGACGAACAGTAA
- a CDS encoding TetR/AcrR family transcriptional regulator → MTEIKNPTIEARMRILQAAAEVIRQEGAMALTLDAVARGAGVSKGGLLHHFPSKDALVRGLLEYQLDTFEQSLQASGLPFAEAYVKLGSYDGSQGLLLGMMAALALNPSLLEVVRERWQRWYAQIPQNPDVMVAMLATDGIFMADILQLGVPEGDFKREVLRRMLELAGV, encoded by the coding sequence ATGACAGAGATTAAAAACCCAACCATAGAAGCCAGGATGCGGATTTTGCAGGCCGCCGCGGAGGTGATACGGCAGGAAGGCGCAATGGCCCTGACGCTGGATGCGGTAGCAAGGGGAGCTGGGGTCAGCAAAGGGGGACTGCTCCACCATTTCCCCAGCAAGGATGCACTGGTGCGGGGGTTACTGGAATACCAGTTGGATACATTTGAGCAAAGCCTACAAGCCAGCGGCCTACCCTTTGCCGAGGCCTACGTGAAGCTCGGCTCCTACGATGGTTCGCAGGGTCTGCTGCTGGGGATGATGGCGGCGCTGGCCCTGAACCCCAGTTTGCTGGAAGTAGTGCGGGAGCGGTGGCAGCGCTGGTATGCCCAGATTCCTCAGAACCCCGATGTAATGGTAGCGATGCTGGCTACCGACGGCATCTTCATGGCTGACATCCTGCAATTGGGGGTGCCGGAGGGTGATTTTAAACGCGAGGTTTTGCGGCGGATGCTGGAACTGGCGGGTGTCTGA